The sequence tgagtgTTGCACACTATGGCCACGAATCCACCACTAGGACCGTGGACTAGCCGGATTTATTTCTCCACCGCTTAGCTAACAGCTAAGCGGTCCTAATTGCATGCCACTTTATGCCGGACTCAGCTTCAGCCAAAACGGACGGCGAGCACTTACTaaatccctctgaagagtcaGAAGACGAAACGAGTCAGGGAAGGTGGATagttgtggactgcccttgtcccTTATGAGGGGTTCTATAGGGACAGTATACCTCTATATGCCCCTATTTATCCAGCCCATCACCTTTAAAGATGTCTGAATCATGGTAGGATATGGCCACCTTTAAATGCAGGTGATGACATTTTCCTTTCCAGGGGACGACTATTATTTTTGACTGTACACTTCCGCAATATGAATTATTCCGTGTAGGTGTTTTATGGTTATAATTCTTATGCATCGATCCTGATGGGGTTTTATGTAATTAGaaattaaaggttatgttttatatcctctACAACCCCCAAGTGCTGATTAGTCcacatcattaaggggttaaatatattcCTACTTAATTTGTTTATCTCTCTTCTGTTTACTGAAATGTTTTATAGCACCTTGAAATGGACACAGACGATTCAATGCAATTTCTAAATTTTATTTCAGCAATGCAAATGGAGAACATACAGCAATTAGAAATCAACTTATTCCAAAATGTCAAGCTCCTATGATATCCCAGATATAGGCTTCCAATTCAATTATCTTTACATTTCCTATTTATTGGCTTAGTTTATGGCAGAAAATTATGCAAAGATTTGAGAGCATAGGCGTAATGTTGGGGTGAAAATATATAACACCCTAGACCTTAAACCATACAAACAGCATATGCAGTATTGGAGGCAACTTATGCGAATGCAGAGCAAAAATTTAACGATCAGGACAGATGGGCAACAGCTTCAGTAACTAATAAGTAAGTGACAGTGGGAAAGATACTGATAAAATAGTTTTTCCAGGCTATTCTTGATCTCCTGGACAAGGAATTATTCAAATGTTCTCTGATTTCAGATTAAATGCGttctcttaaaagaaatctaacatcaaaatctagCATTATAAGCCAGGGAcaactactcatagatccaggccctgtgcatctggtaatcttcttatattcgttatccatggcctctttccttctaaaatcggtGTGCTAAGGGAGCAGTGCGGCGGGTGAGGTACTGTAACAGTCTGTAACGCCAGATCACAAAGATCACAGCCCCctgggctcattagtataatttagtaaaagttggttttagaaggaaggaggccatggataacaaattaacaAAGAAGCTTAccccagtcatggtgcctggatctatgtgtaagtgcccctggtttatcatgcaggattttgatggtagattttccttctCTGACCCCTGGTTTGTCTGCCTACACACCATTTGAATTGTTATACCTTTTCTTACGTTCTGGCCATTTACAAATTTACAGTATGTGATCCGTGTGTATATTCCATATATATTAACATGGTAAGCGTAATTTATCACAATTCTTTAGTGTAAGAGATTGGCAAAATATGGCTTGGTTTGTACAATttctataaataatacattagtAGAAGCCAACTATAGAGTATCAAGCCGCCGGTATAAGGTTCCTACCTAATTAGCCAGAATTTCCCCTCCATTCTCCCCACTCTATTTCAGGGCATTTGAAAtagatataaatttatatataataataattcctttttttatataccacgcacagattatgcagtgcttgccaaatcagtccctgtcccccattggggcacacaatctaatcaacctaacagcatgttttggagtgttggagaaaaccggaggacccagaggaaaaccctacaaacacagagagaacttacaaactctttgcagatgttgatcctgggactagaacccaggtctccagtgctgcagggctgtaatgctaCCCACTAAGCTACCGTGCCACCCTTTTCTGTTGTAAACACAATTACTCTTGGAGACATATACTTAGTATGTTGTGCTTTATTACTCAGGTAAATAATTGACTGTATCCTGTATATGCTTTGTTGTATTGTACTACACACAATATAACAGTGTAACAACACAGGTTTATATTCTGCCTATTTTGGGAGCTAAATAGCTATTGGTTTAATTTAGTAAAACCAAAGCTGATAAGGATTATGATCAAAGATAAATTCCATtgcataacaaaataataaagtgGCTTTTTTCAGTGTACTATGGCATTATTGGTTTACAAAGAATCACTTGATACTGGGCTCTCTACTATTTACTCCCTCCCCTAAACCAGACTTGTTTTTCCCCTTTATATCCTCCTCGTTATATGAAGTTTGTATTGGTTACAATACATAACCATCAGCACCTTTTTATGTAATCTGACaagtgtcactttatatggttataattttgtactttatgttaataataaatcttggttgacattttttgtatttattaaaaagaaaatttggGGGAATATTTGAAATTTTGTTATTAtcaaaattctatttttttacaAACAGTTTTAGCATCCAAAATAGTTACTTACATTTTTTACTAACATATCTCTCCTTCATGTTGGCATTGGTTTTAAAATGTTTGTTAATTTTATTATGACGTCAGACTGTTTACAAATCAATTAGAATTTTGAAGTCATTTTTAGAATACAATTCTTTGGGGATCATTTTTGGTTTTAATGAGATTTGAAACATATAATATTTGGGCCCCCCAATGAATGACttcatttcaaatctgcacccctcaaactactaaaatagttcacaaaagataaaaggagtagacccatcttaaaatttgttatgtaattTATTTAGACTACGTAGAAAACCCACATTCAGATGCTACTTATATGGGCGCACAGCAGGATGCAGAAGAGAAGGAGCGTCTCAAAAAAGGTGTTTCCACACATCAGGTTTTATTATGCTAAATAAAACCTGATGTGTGGAAACACCTTTTTTGTTTGCATTGTCATCTTCCAAGAGGTATAAAAGTGcactttaattttttattttgttgtctAGAACTGGTTGAGGGCGTATATTTTTAAAAGATGTATAGACTGGCAATGTAAGATTCTGCTTGTGTGCCGAAATCTTACAGGCACTGGCTATGCACAACTCaggggttcaaagcagccaataaTGCAGGGGAATTCACCTGAAAGCAATTAAATACAGCTTTCAAGCTGACCGAAGAATTTGACAGGTAAATACCCATGATCGGAGCTCACAGGCGTGTCAGCTATTAGATTCAGCTAACACCCCGTGCTTACTGATTCTGGTTAAACTCTGGCGATGAGCTGAAACGGCATCTAAAGAGAGCCTGAATATGGCAAAGCTGCTATTAAATGCATGATGCACATGTGCATACACTTATGCAACATACAATTCTTGAGAAGTCATGTGAAAGTGTCAAAACTTCTGAAGTTTAACCTCAGACCTAACTCTCCTTATGAGCTACAATGAAAAAGAACCCCTTGTAGTCGGTGAGGTCACTCTCAACTGTTCTCTTTTTAACTTCACAGAAATCAATTGTAAAACCTTCTCCAACTAAAACTTCCTTGGCAACATTCTCATCATATTTGAAAACATGAAACTTGTGTTCCCCAACTGTATAATATGTTCCCTCTACAAGCCCAAGTAATATGAGGTGTCCTCCAGGTTTAAGTAACCTTAAGAACTTTCTGAGATATCTGACATAATCATCTCGGTCTTTGCTGATAACATCCAGGAGCCAAGAGCTGATGATACAATCTGCTGGTGGTAAATCTATTGGCTCGGTCATATTCTCTTTCTCAAGATTACATTTCACAACATGTTGCAGGGCGGATCTCACTTTTCCTTCTTTATCTTCTAACTGGTCACTGAAAGAAATGGAAGAAATTCAAgcagttttcccatgaaagaaaattctcaaatttcaatcatatcataagaatctattcctatcttttttttttttttttaaactcaattTTTATTGAAGATTTTGTATTTTACAAATGCCATAATAACCAGTTATTATATCAGCATCTCAAGACATTGCTACAATTTTCTGTACTGGGTTTTACAACCAATGGTTGAAAGTTTCTTAATCATCTTACAGTACACGCATAAATTATGTTTAGCTGAGTTATTATCTGTTTTGTAAATAGTACAATTTTGACAGTAACAGAACAATAACAGTAACAACAATCTTCACGGTAAATGCCTGACAATAATCTTTAGTGTTATCTATAATTTTCACCATAGAGAATCGTTCtggctgtttttattttattcggATAAGCCCATTCTGCATGGTGAAAGGTTCGGATACAGTGATAACCAATCTTCCCAATTTTCCTGGAATTTGGTTAGTGAGTTATTCCTCAGTGCCACCAATCGCTCAAACGTGCAGTGCTCTGCCAATTtgtctaataactttttaattgtaGGAGGGTTTAAGGATTTCCATTCTTTTGCTATGAGAAGTTTGGCAGTGAGGATAATGTGTCCCACCATGCATCTCGCTTTATTAGGTATTTTAGTTATATCTATTCCCAGTAGTGCTAATCTGGGGTTTAGTGGGATATCGCTTTTGGCTACTTTGGTGCACATCCGGAAAACTTCTTCCCAGAATGTTGACAATATAGGGCATTTCCAGAATATATGAGATAAGGAACCCCTGCTTCCACAACCTCTCCAGCATTGATCAGAAGAGTCTGGATAAATTTTTGATATTCTGTTTGGGGTGAGATACCATCTATTTAGTATTTTAAGATGCACCTCTAGTAAATTGGCGTTCTTAGTTGCTTTTTTAGCCCAATAACATGCAATATTCCAATCCTTTTGTGTGATGTTCGAATCTAATTCAGACTGCCATTTTAAATGAGATACAAGCTTAGTAGGAACCAACTCTCCTTGATATATGTTGTATAGTGTTCTGGTTTTTTGTTCCTTTATTTCTGCTGATTGCGAAATGAGATCTGAGAGTGGGATTGGTAGCTGAGTTTTATGAAAATTCTCTTTTCCTAGACAGTGGGTAACTTGCGTATATAGATAACTATCTCTGTTAGATATTTGAAATTTTTGGGATAATTCCTGAAATGACGCTAGCTTATCTTGAATGTATAAATCTTGTATGTATTTAATGCCTCGGGTTGCCCACCTTTCTAGTGATATGCCTGGTATTATATATTCTAAGACCTGTATAGGAATCTGTAATGACCTGCTGGGAAATGTGTTTGGTATGGTACTCAACAGGGATTTCCAGCTATCCAGGGTTGCCTTTATTGTGGGGGATTGTGTCTCTGGGATAATTAGTGGTGTGAAGCACGCGTGAGCTATTAATAGGTTATATAAGGACTTACCCTCTAATGAATATGTTTCAATTGTGGGCCAGCTTGAGTTATTAGATTGGATGCACCATTTCCTTATTTGTTGACTAACTATTGCTTTGTGGTAATTTGTCAAATTTGGGACCCCCATACCTCCTCTTTCCCTAGTTGTCGTTAGTAATTTTGCTGCTATCCTAGGCTTCTTATGGTTCCAGATAAAATTTGAGACTAATTTTTGCAACCTGAGTATTATGTTGGATGGTATTGGAATGATAAGGGTACGGAACATATAAAGTATTTTTGGGAGTACCATCATTTTGAATAGTACTATTCGTCCCATCCACGATGGTTCTTGTTTGGCTAAAGTTTCCAACTCTTTCTGTAAGTCTGTGGTTAGGGGCTCAAAATTTATGCTTGCCAGGGATTTCACGGGGCTACATAATTTTATCCCTAAGTAAGGAACATAATCATTCGACCATTGAAAATTGAATTCCTTTCTGATACTATTTTTTAATTCCCGGGAACAATTAATGCCTAGTATTTGGGATTTATTCACGTTAATCTTATAGTAGGAAATTAATCCaaaattttgtaatgttttttgagTTTCTCTCAATGAAGTTAACACTGAAGAGAGAGTCAAGATTACGTCGTCTGCGAACAATCCTAGTTTGTGTTATCTCATCCCGGCTGATATACCATAAATGTTTGGATTAACTCGTATGGTCTCCGCTAGAGGCTCCATAACTAATACAAAAATAAGaggggaaagggggcacccctggCGGGTGCCATTTGTGATTTTAAAAGGTTTTGAGCTATACCCATTAGCTAGCACCATGGCAGACGGGCAGGAGTATAGGGCTCGTATGGCGTTATATATGGGACCTCGGAAGCCAAATTTggccagcacagagaacgcataGCCCCAATGGATCCTATCGAACGCCTTCTCCGCGTCCAAagtaaggagcagagaaggcgctcGAGAAGACTCCATCTCCGATATTAGATCAATTATGCGTCTTGTTCCGTCAGAGGCCTGCCTCCCCTTTGTGAAGCCCACTTGGTCGTTATGGATTAGGGTGGGTAATATATCCAATAACCTACAGGCGATTATTTTAGCGTAGAGTTTTGTATCACTATTTAATAAAGATATTGGTCTAAAATTTGGGGGAGAAGTTGGATCTTTGCCTGGTTTAGGTAGTGTTGTTATCGTGGCTTCCAGCATTTCCTGCGGCATTGCTCCACTCTTCATCGCTTTATTAAAAATGGAGATCATGTACGGGATTAGTAGGTGATAGAACGTTACATAATATTCATTTGAGAAGCCATCTGGCCCTGgggctttgtgttttttttagttttttgataACCGCAATAATTTCATCAGATGTAAAAGGTCTATTTAAGCTTTCTAGTTGCTCCGGTGATAGGGTTGGAAGTGTTAGTTTGGATAGAAAGTCATTGATGTTTTGTTGTGAAGGTTGCGGGGTCTTAGGATCCCTTTCTAGATTATATAAAGACTCATAGAAGTCTCTGAAAAGGTTCGCTATCTTAAGTGGGTGTGTTTCTTTATTTGGGGGGTTCGTATTACTATATAGGAACTGTATCTTGTTTctaactttttttggttttacTTTATTTGCCATAAGTTTGCTAGGCTTATTATACGCTGTATAATATGAGGCTTTAATTGATGACATTGTTTTGTCGTATTCTGATAAAAGAGCTGCTCTAAGTTCCTGTCTGGTTTCAGTCAATTGTGTGTGAATATTGTCTGCGTCCATTTGTTGGGCCTCCCTCTCGAGCTGTTTTACCTTATTAAGTAGGTCCGAGACTACCTTCTCTTTTTTCCTATTGTGTTGTATCCCTATTTGAATTAAAGTTCCCCTTACTGCTACCTTGTGTGATTGCCATAGATTGAACAGGTCTACTTCCAATTCTACATTGTGGTGAAAGTAGTTAGTGATTGCTTGAGAGATTCTCCTCTTATATGAGGGGAGGTTGAATATGAAGGGTTGGTTTCGCCACCTGTTCTGATTGTGTATAAGATGGGAAAAGGATAATGTAGTAAACGTTGGTGAGTGGTCCGACCACGTCATTACTCCTATTTCTGATTTGCTGATGTGTGTTAGCGCTTCCCTATCCGCTAAACATAAGTCTATTCTAGTGAATGACTTGTGTCTATGCGAGTAAAATGTATATTCCTTTGCTGAGGAGTTTAGGCACCGAAATGTATCATAGAGACCTTCTCTGTGTAGCCAAGACATTAGAGATGGGGGTGGCCCCCTGCCCCTGCCCGTCGAATCTATCTTAGGGTTCGGGACTATGTTGAAGTCACCGAAAATCAATATCTTGCCCTTTCCTTCTTTTTTGACTTTTTTAAGCATTTTATTCAAAAATCTTACTTGTCCAGAATTGGGGGTATATACATTAACTAAAGTATAAGGAATATTGTTTATTAGGCAGATAAGGGCAAGGAACCTCCCCGCTCCGTCTCTTAACACCTCTGTAACTATTAATTCCTCATCTCTTTTGACTGCAATCAATACACCTGCTTTTTTAGTTTTTGAGTTGGACATATATACACGTGGATAATCTTTGTTTGCGAAATGTGGGACTTTCCCTTCCATAAAATGTGTCTCCTGGAGACAAATGATGTTGGCTTTCTGATTTTTGGCATCTTTCCAAATGGAAGCTCTCTTGTAGGGTGAATTAAGCCCTTTTGTGTTTAGGCTCATTACTTTCATTTCCATCTTAATTTAAACTTACGAATGCTCTGAGCCCCTCTCTCCTTCTCTATGGTATGATGTTGATATGTGCTATATCGTGAAGATTTAACCTTGAAATATTTACAACCAAATAAGATTAACACAGAAAACAAGACGGTGGAAGCCGGGACCGTATCGTCCTGCTGCCTCCACCAAATTAACTGGGTGTTTAACACAGAAATAGCCAGGAGGGCTGTAAGGAACAGTGCAGGGAAACAGTTTACCTGCATCAAGTCGGGGGGAATTAGTCCACCTGTGAGTCCTTCAGGACCTAAAATGGAATAAAAGGGTTATAAACCAAGCATTTTATGCAACTTGCCAGTCCTTTGCAATCTCTGCTGCCCTTTGCGCTGGACGGTCTGCGTTTATGTTGCTGATGGTAAGACCCCAAGATTTCAGCAGCTGTATTCCTTCTTCAGGATTCATCATAACATGCGTTGTTCCTTCTCGTCTGACGATCAGTTTCAGTGGAAATCCCCACTTGTATAGCATCTCATTCTTGCGCAGTGTCAATGTTATGGGAAGGAATTTCTTTCTCGCTTGCAGTGTAGCTTGTGAGAGGTCTGTGTAGACTTTTATATTATCATACGGTTCTGGTAGCTTCTTTTCTCTTCTAGAAAGGAGCATGAGGGCATCTTTAGTATGAAAATAATGCAGTCTTGCAATAACATCTCTAGGGAGATTCTCAGGGATCGATTTCGGTTTGGGCAATCTGTGTGCCCTGTCTATTAGGCATTCTGCTGGTGGGGCCGAGTGTAAAGTGGCACGTAGGAGATCTGTAAGATAATCTTTTAACGCCGCCGGATTTATCGATTCCGGGACTCCTCTAAATTTAACATTGTTACGTCTCCCGCGATCTTCCATGTCTGCCATTTTGAGTTTCATGGCCTCCACTTCCTCTTCTAAAGCATAGTGTGCATCGATCATCTCATTGTGAGAGTTTGTGACTTCTCCCATCTTATTTTCTAGGTGGTCGACCCTTATCCCTAGTTCATCCACCATTACTTTGGTCTGGTTGTTCATGGACATAAAGTCTTTATGTATGGACCCTCTAAACGCTAGCATCATATGTTTTATGAAAGTTTCAGATGCTGGTTGTTCTGACGATGGGAATTCCTGCAAGGGATCAGACTCACCCGTCCATGTTGCTATTGTTTCCAGCTCTCCTTCAGGCTGCGAGTCTGACCAGCGTGATCTTTGTTATCTGGGCTGCAGcttggagatgttatctgccgtGTCTGATCAGGCGCCATTTTGTGTCTCCCGCCTCCGTTTTGCCGCGGCTCGAGCGTCGGATCCTCCGGCTCTACCTCTGCGATGTGTGCTGTGATCGGAGACGGTAAGTTTTCCTGTCTTGTTGGGGAGCTCGTGGAGGGTGAATTGGTCGGAGATATATCCTTATTCCTTTCCTCCTCGTGTCTGACTCCCGCGGCGCCATCTTGTGTGGATCCCTGCAGCCCGCTCCTTGCAGAGAAGAAGTCGGTAAGTCGTTTGGGACCACGTTTCGCGATTCTTTTGCGTGTCACCAtgcttcctgcagttccagagaTTCTCTGAGATCGTTTTCCTTGCTCGGTATTGCTTTATCTAGTCGCTTTTTAGGCCGCGAAGTCGGAGCTCAGAGCTACACGTCTGCTCTCGAGCtcatccaggccacgcccccctccgAATCTATTCCTATCTTgacacatcccattattttaattGCTTTAAGAGCAGCTGCCTGgccctggtcactaaaattaagttagcCATCCAACAATACCACCAAGTCTTTTTTTATGCTgagaggggttttcccatgaaagaaaattctcaaatttcaatcccctagtgatattaacacaataaagatcatttttaacactactttacaattttactcagttttattcctgttttagctcttatcactctgtgagctgacaatatggttaaattatcagggtacagatttatatacactttcattgtgCTTCTGACCATTGCACTAGTATCTGACAGCTAGaaagagagattagacagatcTGAGATGATGAGATACATCTCTGCTATGCCGTAACACACTAGGTCTGCTGTGTGTTCCACCTCCTCCCCAGAAAGAGAACTTAACtttctgtagctttacactcctcaggCTGCTGCCAGCATGAAGTAAGTTTCTGTGTGTATTACTGACAGTTCTGCCCTGAAATGTAGGGGGGAAGGACTAGAGGCAAAGAGAAATATCAGCTCCACGGCTGTCGGACAGTAAAGCAAGATGGCTTTCCCGGCCCTAAGTCAGAAATtacatgtctaggggcaactgaaattgtgtacactaggactgatagagatgggTTGAAATTATAACTGTGAAATACTGAGCCGACATTGGAATACACAGGATGTTagctgtaactaatagctgacaccccagtgtaacacctgtggtTGGAGTGTGCTCAGGGGacccgttaaatgccacagtCAACACATTCGTAGCATTTAAGCAGGGTTCTGGGGGTCTCTCCCCCATGTTCGGCCATCGTCGGGAGGTGTTGATCGCTGTAATGGCAGCGTAAAAGGCACAGTGTATGCctctgcatgtgcataggcttacAAAGCTAATACCCTGAAATATATCAGTAtttcagggtattatcatgaacacgcAATCAGATGATcccacaaaaattgcaataaaaagttatttaaaaaacataggtactccataatgatattgttgcaaagtaaAATATGGTCCGAAAAAACCAAGCTATCAACCAgacccatagccaaaaaagtaaaaatgttatgccttttGGAAGACTGAGatgcaaaaagtaaaatttttccctacattagaaaaaatatcaaagtatggtatccccgtaatcaaattgacacatagaataaagaaaacatggttattaggctatacggtgaacatcaaaaaaataaattaaaaatccagtacagaatttaagcttttctactcctgtcctcaaaaaaaagttGATACATTTTCAACTATAGGGGGATAccagccccaaaatggtaacactggaaaaagcatcctatcccgcaaaaaaaatgccatcaaatggccccaataataaaaaagataaaattttatagcctacaaaaggggccaatgaggaaactaaaatcctggtagctgcaggatggcttttctctttttatattttggaaatgtgtaaattttagggctaaataaccaacaaaatttgaccattctaaattttacctccattttattactatgaagatctcaaggggataacaatctcttcctaaaagctgctactgatagtttgaggggtgcaaatttgaaaatgggttgatatataggggaggtttaatgttatatatttaaaattttattaaaaacagtaattaaccccaaaatagtcaattctgaaaatacagaaaatcaatatttgatttgtaagccgcatgacatcaaagtaaattatccagacatttcaaaaattattaaaatgttaagcagacatatgggaaatgttatttaggcgataaatctatctgcctgaaaactgaatgatttcaaattttgaaatggctaattttttaaacaattcatcattttataaataaatgcaaaacttatcagctaaAATTTACctttaaaatgaagtacaacatgtgaggaaaaaacaatctcatattCAAtaagataagtaacagtgttcaaaagttacaaCCATATAAAGTGGCGCATATCgtcatacaaaaaatggggctgagccttaaactacAAAATGTCTGCATCCTGAAGGGGTTTAGTACATTTGAAATCCTTGGGCATTTCTCCACAACATACTGCCAACAGATTATAATGCATGGAGAGTTGGAAGACTCCTTTTAACAGTCTATCTACTCCTATCGTGCATATAAAATATAGGCACACCAGTTTTTATTTACATTCAtcatgcatatacagtataagtCGAGCCCTGTACTACTACTTCcttcatgtttaaccccttcccgacgcgcgccgtactagtacggcgcgcgccgggtcccggtgcatggagagggctcgcggcccgagccctctccatagccggtaagtctttgctgcatattgcagcaaaggcttaccggtaacacccgcgatcggtgctagcaccgatcgcgggtgctttcactgcgatcgccgccggcaatgctgccggaggcttcaaaaagaagcCATcttcgctccctgatgacgtcacggggagcggtgatcctttgccatgacagcatcgttcctcacgaaggcccgaagctgtctagttttaacccattcattacaatgtgctatcagcacattgtaatgaatgaggagtaaaatccccatatactgccatattgcagtatggcagtatatggtaggatcgatcagacaacctagggttaaagtaccctagggagtctgaaaaatagttaaagtaaaagtaaaaaaaagtttaaaaaaaaaattatattaaaaaagcctaaaaattcaaatcacccccctttccctggaactgatattaatattaataaacagtaaaaatcataaacacattaggtatcaccgcttccgaaaatgtccgatctatcaaaatataataacggtttttcactgcgtttaaccccgtaacggaaaatagcgtccaaagtcaaaaatgaaatttttttgccattttggaaaatataaaaaaatttataaaaagtgatcaaaaggtagcacagtcctaacaatgatagcaatgaaaacgccatcaaaagtcgcaaaaaatgacaccacccacagctccgtacaccaaagtatgaaaaagttattagcaccagaagatgggaaaatcaaaaaaaaaattttgtacaggaggttttaattttttttaaatgtatgaaaacattataaaacctgtacaaatgtggtatccctgtgatcgtagcaacccaaagaataaagtagacctgtcatttggggcacacagtgaaagctgtaaaatccaagcccacaagaaaacgtcgcaaatgtgttttttcaccattttcactgcattttgaatttttttcccgcttcccagtacacgccatggaatattaaataccgtcactacgaagtgcaatttgttacgcagaaaataagccatcacagagctctttatgtggaaaaataaaaaagttatagatttttgaaggtggggtgtgaaaaatggaagtgaaaaaactaaaaaaggccaagtcgttaaggggttaataaaaatcCACTATGTCTCCATTTCTATATTGTTTCAAATTAGATTAGATTTCTGTTTAATAGTTCAGTCTCTCAGTTTCAACTGCACGTTGTAATTCTATTGGATCAGAAAGAGATGTTCTATTCTAATGCTAAGCTCAGAAAACTTCTCTGGATggaaaattttagtttttctaaTGACTTCCTAAATTGTATTTTGAATAGTTTTGTACTTAAAAAAGTAGGAGGAAGATATCCTGCCTGCATAATTCATAGCTATTTATTTTACAGTCTTGTACAGTAGTATCAGGCACAATGATAGTGAGTGTATCTTTATTTTCACCTGTTTCCTTCAATCTCTACATGGAGTTGTGCAGCATGACACCAGTCGAATGCTCCTGTACgtgtgtccacccatctcttcagCTCCATCATacatctgtctctgaccttcaGGACTATAATGTGTTTGAAAAACTCACAGGCTGAATAC comes from Engystomops pustulosus chromosome 6, aEngPut4.maternal, whole genome shotgun sequence and encodes:
- the LOC140135216 gene encoding nicotinamide N-methyltransferase-like encodes the protein MDPATYKLYHVHCFDSRQHLEHYMSGNAKSPFGEDFLIFPIEKLTNTFSLGHIKGDILIDLSKGSPIHHLYSACEFFKHIIVLKVRDRCMMELKRWVDTRTGAFDWCHAAQLHVEIEGNSDQLEDKEGKVRSALQHVVKCNLEKENMTEPIDLPPADCIISSWLLDVISKDRDDYVRYLRKFLRLLKPGGHLILLGLVEGTYYTVGEHKFHVFKYDENVAKEVLVGEGFTIDFCEVKKRTVESDLTDYKGFFFIVAHKES